CGATCCGCCGATCATGTCCGAGCGCATCACCGTCTATATCGGCGCTCCCGCCAGGCGGAGGGCGCGCCGATGACGGCTGGTACCTGCCTTCTCGCCTCTCGCCATCGCGCCAAGACCGCGAGACTGCTCCTGCTGCTCGCAGCGCTGGCGCCGATGTCCGCGCCGCTCTGCGCCCAAACCGCGCCCCCGCGTCAGCCGGCGCCGCGCAACGCCATGGTCTATTTCCATTATCCGCTCGACGGCCTGCGCGTACCTGAGCGCTTCACTGTGCGGATCGGGCTGAAGGAGATGGGCGTCGCCCCGGCCGGCATCGACAAGCCCGGCACCGGCCACCACCACCTGCTGATCGACACCGATCCTGGCCCGCCGGACCAGCCGATCCCTTCGGACTACAACAACATCCATCTCGGCAACGGCCAGACCGAGGTGGTGGTTACGCTCCCGAAGGGGACGCATACGCTGCAATTGCTGCTCGGCGATCACACGCACACGCCCCATCGGCCGCCGGTTATGTCTCAGAAGATCACAGTCTACGTCAGATGAGGGATCGATGCGGCGCGGCCGCATCGCCAAGCGAAAGGCCGCAGCGAAGGATGAACGCCATGTCCTGGTATCGGTGCCTCGCCGTCGCCGTGCTGGCCCTGCTCGCGCCGTTCGCCCCGGCTCTCGCCCAGGGCGGCAACGGCCAGCCGTCGCGCATCGCCTTGGTCGTCGGCAATGCCGCCTATCGCGCGGCGCCCTTGGCCAACGCCGCCGTCGATGCCCGCGCCGTCGCCGATGTGCTGCGCCAGGGCGAGTTCGACCTCGTCAGCATCGAGAATGCCGATCGTCCCGCGCTGGACAGCGCGATCGCGACCTTCCGCGGCAAGCTCACGCGCGGCGCCCAGATCGTCGTCTTCTATTCTGGGCACGCCGTGCAGTCGCGCGGCCGCAACTTCCTCGTCCCGGTCGACGCCGCGCCGCGCGGCCCGGCCGAGGTCGCGCGCGACGCCATCGACCTCGACCAGCTTCTCGATGCGCTGATCGTCAGCCGGCCGGCCAGCGCTGTAGTCGTGCTCGACGCGGCGCGCGACAATCCCTGGCAGGCCGGGCTCGGCGGCGGCAAAGGGCTCGCCCCCATCGAGCAGATCGAGACGATCGCGATCATGGCACCGGTGGCGCCGGGAAAGACCGTGCCCGAGACGCAAGGTCGCGCCGATCCGGCGATCGACGAATGGCTGAAGGCGATCCGCACGCCAGGGCTCGACATGACGGCGGCTCTGACCCGCACGCGCGACGCTGTCAGCCGCGCAACACGGCGCTCGCAGCAGCTCTGGTTGTCCTCGATGCCTCCGGCCGGGCTCGTCGTCACACCGACCGGCCGGCCGGTCGCGACCGCCCTCAACACCACCCGCGCCATTACCACCGCGCCGCCGCCTCCCGGACCACAATCCGACCAGCTCGGCCCCTACGAGCTCTCCTTCTGGGAGACCATCAAGGACAGCCGGAATCCGGACGAGTACCGCGCCTATCTCGAAGCCTATCCGAACGGCCGCTTCGCCGGGCTCGCCCGCACCCGCGAGCAGTCTCTCAGGGCCCAGCGGACGGCAGCGACGCAGCCGCCCGCG
This genomic interval from Bosea sp. 29B contains the following:
- a CDS encoding DUF4399 domain-containing protein; translation: MTAGTCLLASRHRAKTARLLLLLAALAPMSAPLCAQTAPPRQPAPRNAMVYFHYPLDGLRVPERFTVRIGLKEMGVAPAGIDKPGTGHHHLLIDTDPGPPDQPIPSDYNNIHLGNGQTEVVVTLPKGTHTLQLLLGDHTHTPHRPPVMSQKITVYVR
- a CDS encoding SUMF1/EgtB/PvdO family nonheme iron enzyme produces the protein MSWYRCLAVAVLALLAPFAPALAQGGNGQPSRIALVVGNAAYRAAPLANAAVDARAVADVLRQGEFDLVSIENADRPALDSAIATFRGKLTRGAQIVVFYSGHAVQSRGRNFLVPVDAAPRGPAEVARDAIDLDQLLDALIVSRPASAVVVLDAARDNPWQAGLGGGKGLAPIEQIETIAIMAPVAPGKTVPETQGRADPAIDEWLKAIRTPGLDMTAALTRTRDAVSRATRRSQQLWLSSMPPAGLVVTPTGRPVATALNTTRAITTAPPPPGPQSDQLGPYELSFWETIKDSRNPDEYRAYLEAYPNGRFAGLARTREQSLRAQRTAATQPPAPSPVPAPAASTQARTMRDCDDCPELSLIPAGSFEMGSNEMFEFEKPIHAVTIARPFYLGTDEVTFAQWDTCVAEGGCSHRPSDRNLGRGKRPVTDIHWNDANAYLVWLSYKTGRKYRLPTEAEWEYAARAGTTASYPWGNSVDKEMANCLGCNAQPRRQASEVGQFPPNRFGLRDMAGNAAEWVADCWSENYRAAPRDGSAYAPAGCRERVLRGGSFNNDPRYLRSAARFKYESDVRFYTNGFRVLREP